The Manihot esculenta cultivar AM560-2 chromosome 1, M.esculenta_v8, whole genome shotgun sequence genome has a window encoding:
- the LOC110600676 gene encoding uncharacterized protein LOC110600676 isoform X4 has translation MRENLSVASSIISSSPLTSRVRTMNEQPSFHCDSSNDDNGRQNVGTGGAISSFEQRFRDSQAPSFTGSSVHVSMADIVKMGRPRAWDSYMADETSNTLQDTNARDSLHCFLKVFHDSSSSPSLGVHQDLQCPHPASVPKTLHQSDNITNQHNFDGEWPAIEQQADVSRSSILSSSTTSSIGMLPNQCHLFDDGINLPKNSQPEVQVSERNVACKILGSNCFEFDSPSNGWGKLTSARGASHSNDGSLKDMISYDSHGCMNELHEGREICSHDYFANGSAPLNDIASSTAVSLQQLSLGKEAKFVRTSEDDCALVFPNDIHTLGADCSHLSFGTYKSGVHAASSVPLASKPSKSNMEPSAVIDRNLGYVGESQCSEQVGYVSEIHQLNADGNNHNLSVSSQPELMTQDIDEVNSGYDYMSSKSVSDSCFKNIQKTNSPSPVVRSPCANNVHPLHRELQVSSTPVPVDSLTSVVQFVGGSDCAHSYFPGTQSLTSKYNDIVSSAGIPTIPMAEIMCSGAFSLPKSHSSTLPGVGLGAGHVLPQHLIAHPQSTLSWEELIYLSGSCCSAVPQTYPCTPTAFQQAYQDSSANISVLHDHLAGMKYNLQHLKCVSPRTRSSLPLFSANISGYGGLENPSNLSGRFLDDLSAAPNVGLVNPSNLPTTNGSAVGYNAFLHAQYKEGNNFAMLQQVKDYGHGSRTLSAFPDNGYYNLDGQDQLLSTYQQLSQNYVRLGSANANHSQQRISRDEQQSLGDLAFRSSQVPSKQLHPVWQHIY, from the exons ATGAGAGAGAATCTATCTGTTGCTTCTTCAATAATTTCTTCATCACCTTTGACTTCTCGTGTGAGAACTATGAATGAGCAGCCTTCATTTCATTG CGATTCTTCCAATGATGATAACGGAAGGCAAAATGTTGGAACTGGCGGTGCCATCTCTTCATTTGAACAAAGGTTCAGAGATTCTCAGGCCCCTTCGTTTACGGGTTCTTCTGTGCATGTCTCTATGGCTGACATTGTCAAGATGGGTCGACCACGTGCCTGGGATTCATACATGGCAGATGAGACATCTAATACACTTCAAGATACCAATGCACGAGATTCTTTGCATTGTTTTCTTAAAGTTTTCCATGATTCTTCATCATCTCCATCTCTAGGAGTTCACCAAGATCTGCAATGTCCACATCCAGCAAGTGTGCCAAAAACTCTTCATCAATCTGACAACATTACCAATCAGCACAATTTTGATGGTGAATGGCCTGCCATTGAGCAGCAGGCAGATGTGAGTAGGTCATCTATCTTAAGTAGTTCAACTACGTCCAGCATTGGGATGCTCCCTAATCAGTGTCACTTGTTTGATGATGGTATCAATTTGCCTAAAAACTCCCAACCAGAGGTCCAAGTATCAGAGAGGAATGTTGCTTGCAAAATTCTTGGTTCGAATTGTTTTGAATTTGATAGTCCATCTAATGGATGGGGAAAATTAACTAGTGCTAGAGGTGCATCTCACAGTAATGATGGTTCCTTGAAGGATATGATTTCCTATGATTCTCATGGGTGCATGAATGAACTTCATGAAG GAAGAGAAATTTGCTCTCATGACTATTTTGCAAATGGCTCTGCACCATTGAATGACATAGCATCATCAACCGCCGTGAGCTTGCAGCAGCTGAGTCTGGGGAAAGAGGCAAAATTTGTTCGTACATCAGAAGATGACTGTGCACTAGTATTCCCAAATGATATACACACCTTAGGTGCTGACTGCTCACATTTGAGTTTTGGTACGTATAAATCTGGTGTGCATGCTGCAAGTTCTGTGCCATTGGCATCTAAGCCATCAAAAAGCAACATGGAGCCATCTGCAGTGATTGATAG AAATTTAGGGTACGTTGGCGAGTCCCAATGCAGTGAGCAGGTTGGATATGTATCTGAAATCCATCAATTAAATGCAGATGGTAATAATCATAACTTGTCTGTATCATCGCAGCCAGAGTTAATGACACAAGATATTGATGAAGTTAATAGTGGTTATGATTATATGTCTTCCAAATCTGTATCCGACTCCTGTTTCAAGAATATCCAAAAGACTAATTCTCCCTCACCTGTTGTGAGAAGCCCTTGTGCCAATAATGTTCATCCTCTTCACAGGGAACTG CAAGTAAGTTCAACACCTGTTCCAGTTGATTCATTGACATCAGTTGTCCAATTTGTGGGAGGTTCTGATTGTGCACATTCATATTTCCCTGGAACACAGTCGTTGACCTCAAAATATAATGATATTGTATCTTCTGCTGGCATTCCAACCATTCCCATGGCAGAG ATTATGTGTTCTGGTGCCTTTTCTTTACCCAAGTCACACTCATCAACTCTGCCTGGTGTGGGCCTTGGTGCAGGTCATGTGCTTCCCCAGCATCTAATTGCACACCCTCAGTCTACCCTTTCCTGGGAAGAATTGATATATTTATCTGGCTCCTGCTGCTCTGCTGTTCCTCAAACATATCCCTGTACTCCAACTGCTTTCCAGCAAGCATATCAAGACAGCAGTGCAAATATTTCTGTTCTCCATGATCACCTGGCAGGCATGAAGTACAATCTTCAACACTTAAAATGTGTTTCACCTAGGACTAGGAGTAGCTTGCCTCTGTTTAGTGCAAATATTTCTGGTTATGGAGGTTTGGAGAATCCTAGCAACTTGTCTGGGAGGTTTCTGGATGATTTATCGGCTGCACCTAATGTAGGTTTGGTGAATCCTTCTAATTTACCCACTACTAATGGTTCTGCTGTTGGCTATAATGCTTTTCTACATGCTCAGTACAAGGAGGGAAATAATTTCGCTATGCTTCAACAGGTAAAG GATTATGGACATGGTTCAAGAACATTATCTGCTTTTCCAGACAATGGATATTACAACTTAGATGGACAAGACCAGCTGCTTTCTACATATCAACAGCTCTCGCAGAATTATGTTCGTCTAGGTTCCGCAAATGCTAATCATTCTCAACAAAGAATCTCACGAGATGAACAGCAAAGCCTTGGTGATTTGGCTTTTAGAAGTTCTCAAGTTCCATCCAAGCAATTACACCCAGTCTGGCAGCATATCTACTAA